Proteins co-encoded in one Tursiops truncatus isolate mTurTru1 chromosome 17, mTurTru1.mat.Y, whole genome shotgun sequence genomic window:
- the ZHX2 gene encoding zinc fingers and homeoboxes protein 2: protein MASKRKSTTPCMVRTSQVVEQDMPEEGDRAKEKGIGTPQPEMAKDAWAAEPENSSKENEVIEVKSTGENQSKKLQGGYECKYCPYSTQNLNEFTEHVDTQHPNVILNPLYVCAECNFTTKKYDSLSDHNSKFHPGETNFKLKLIKRNNQTVLEQSIDATNHTVSLTTSGPGSADSDPGISVSKTPIMKPGKPKADAKKVPKKPEEAAPENHMEGTTRLVTDAAEILSRLGGVELLQDTLGHVMPSVQLPPNINLVPKVPVPLNTTKYNSALDTNATMINSFNKFPYPTQAELSWLTAASKHPEEHIRIWFATQRLKHGISWSPEEVEEARKKMFNGTIQSVPPTITVLPAQLAPTKMSQPILQTALPCQILGQTSLVLTQVTSGPTTVSCSPITLTVAGVTNHGQKRPLATPQAAPEPKRPHIAQVPEPPPKVANPSLTPASDRKKTKEQIAHLKASFLQSQFPDDAEVYRLIEVTGLARSEIKKWFSDHRYRCQRGIVHITSESLAKDQLAIAASRHGRTHHAYPDFAPQKFKEKSQGQVKILEDSFLKSSFPTQAELDRLRVETKLSRREIDSWFLERRKLRDSMEQAVLDSMGSSKKGPDSVAPNGALSRLDQFSSAQVPGSLPSPSPAITKNQEQVHLLRSTFARTQWPTPQEYDQLAAKTGLVRTEIVRWFKENRCLLKTGTLKWLERYQQRHVADDHGYDAPSRRAAKAVIAESSKNGSEGGPQYHKDPKKLCKEDLEKLGPRMKAGGEQARDGLLAKPSEATSDRSEGNSRDGQGSDENEESGIVDWVEVTVGEEDAVSDRSDSWSQTAAEGAAELADSDSDSVPAEASQA from the coding sequence ATGGCGAGCAAACGAAAATCCACAACCCCGTGCATGGTTCGGACATCACAAGTAGTAGAACAAGACATGCCCGAGGAAGGAGACAGggccaaagagaaaggaatcGGCACGCCACAGCCCGAAATGGCCAAGGACGCTTGGGCAGCAGAACCTgaaaactcttccaaagaaaatgaagtgatAGAGGTGAAGTCTACAGGGGAAAATCAATCCAAAAAACTCCAAGGTGGTTATGAATGCAAATACTGCCCCTACTCCACGCAAAACCTGAACGAGTTCACGGAGCACGTTGACACGCAGCACCCCAACGTGATTCTCAACCCGCTCTACGTGTGTGCCGAATGTAACTTCACAACCAAAAAGTACGACTCCTTGTCTGACCACAACTCCAAGTTCCACCCCGGGGAGACCAACTTCAAGCTGAAGCTCATCAAGCGCAACAATCAGACCGTCCTGGAGCAGTCCATCGACGCCACGAACCACACCGTGTCCCTCACCACCAGCGGCCCCGGGAGCGCGGACAGTGACCCTGGGATCTCGGTGAGTAAAACCCCCATCATGAAGCCAGGGAAACCGAAAGCCGATGCCAAGAAGGTGCCCAAGAAGCCAGAGGAGGCCGCCCCCGAGAACCACATGGAAGGGACCACCCGCCTGGTGACAGACGCGGCCGAGATCCTCTCAAGACTCGGGGGCGTGGAGCTCCTCCAGGACACCTTAGGACACGTTATGCCTTCTGTCCAGCTCCCACCAAATATCAACCTTGTCCCCAAGGTCCCCGTGCCGCTGAACACTACCAAATACAACTCTGCCCTGGACACCAACGCCACCATGATCAACTCCTTCAACAAGTTCCCTTACCCAACGCAGGCTGAGCTGTCCTGGCTCACAGCTGCTTCCAAACACCCGGAAGAGCACATCAGAATCTGGTTTGCCACCCAGCGCCTAAAGCATGGCATCAGCTGGTCCCCGGAGGAGGTGGAAGAGGCCCGGAAGAAGATGTTTAATGGCACCATCCAGTCGGTGCCCCCAACGATCACTGTGCTGCCCGCCCAGTTGGCCCCCACCAAGATGTCACAGCCCATCCTCCAGACAGCGCTTCCGTGCCAGATCCTCGGCCAGACCAGCCTCGTGCTGACTCAGGTGACCAGCGGGCCGACGACCGTCTCTTGCTCCCCCATCACGCTCACCGTGGCCGGAGTGACCAACCACGGCCAGAAGAGACCTCTGGCGACTCCCCAAGCTGCCCCCGAGCCCAAGCGCCCGCACATCGCTCAAGTGCCAGAGCCTCCGCCCAAGGTGGCCAACCCTTCGCTGACCCCGGCCAGCGACCGCAAGAAGACGAAGGAGCAGATCGCACACCTCAAGGCGAGCTTCCTCCAGAGCCAGTTCCCCGACGATGCTGAGGTCTACCGGCTCATCGAGGTGACCGGCCTCGCCAGGAGCGAGATCAAGAAGTGGTTCAGCGACCACCGGTATCGGTGTCAAAGGGGCATCGTCCACATCACCAGTGAATCCCTTGCCAAAGACCAGCTGGCCATCGCAGCTTCCCGACACGGCCGCACTCACCACGCATACCCAGACTTTGCCCCGCAGAAGTTCAAAGAGAAAAGCCAAGGTCAGGTGAAAATCCTGGAAGACAGCTTTCTGAAAAGCTCTTTCCCGACCCAAGCAGAACTGGACAGGCTAAGAGTGGAGACCAAGCTGAGCAGGAGAGAGATCGACTCCTGGTTCTTGGAGAGGCGGAAGCTTCGGGACAGCATGGAACAGGCCGTCCTGGATTCCATGGGGTCCAGCAAGAAAGGCCCAGACTCGGTGGCCCCCAATGGTGCTCTGTCTCGACTCGACCAGTTCTCCAGCGCCCAGGTGCCCGGTTCTTTGCCCAGCCCTTCACCAGCAATTACAAAAAATCAAGAACAGGTTCATCTCCTGAGGAGCACGTTTGCAAGAACCCAGTGGCCAACCCCCCAGGAGTATGACCAGCTGGCGGCAAAGACCGGCCTGGTCCGAACTGAAATCGTGCGTTGGTTCAAGGAGAACAGATGCTTGCTAAAAACTGGAACCTTAAAGTGGCTGGAGCGGTACCAGCAGCGGCACGTGGCGGATGATCATGGCTACGACGCCCCGTCGAGGAGGGCAGCAAAAGCCGTCATCGCCGAGAGCTCGAAGAACGGGAGCGAGGGCGGTCCGCAGTATCACAAGGACCCCAAAAAGCTCTGCAAAGAGGACTTGGAGAAGCTGGGCCCCAGGATGAAAGCAGGCGGCGAGCAAGCAAGAGACGGTTTGCTGGCAAAGCCCTCGGAGGCCACCTCGGACAGATCAGAGGGCAACAGTCGGGACGGCCAGGGCAGCGACGAGAATGAGGAATCGGGCATCGTGGATTGGGTGGAGGTGACGGTCGGAGAGGAGGACGCCGTCTCAGACAGGTCGGACAGCTGGAGTCAGACGGCAGCAGAAGGTGCGGCGGAACTGGCCGACTCGGACTCCGACAGCGTCCCTGCTGAGGCCAGCCAGGCCTAG